The proteins below come from a single Oncorhynchus keta strain PuntledgeMale-10-30-2019 chromosome 32, Oket_V2, whole genome shotgun sequence genomic window:
- the LOC118365763 gene encoding zinc finger protein 729-like yields the protein MYTPTMAMHDMSRVKGFPCKECDMVCPSTPSLLEHMKAHYQQEENGRFECEQCGRIYKHAGSLANHKKSHEVGSFQCPVCTRTLPNAVALKNHLRIHTLSPSSAQAEEDGGDEGAEDGHDERNYGLAQDLSDGFARSHLNNSGMGHGVMSHDPDDHKKSPVTDDAWDRPFKCDQCDRTYRHHGSLVNHKKCHQEGAFKCTVCYKQFNNLAALNGHERTHSKFKTPGASMVNNIHDSVTDQRSSAPQTDDAANCFCHLCQVALPNKSDFQEHILLHNAASSSLGLSRSFPGIMAHNLSTVRSPAYTPALGDPLPLPPLPNDKRGPFDPMLGPPVNNPIYTCAYCGAGHPDLESLKVHYLTHDPHPGSHGQDGILNTDGIGSNSNPSPSGERVQSSSDDGERRFKCQDCGKSYRHAGSLVNHKRSHQTGLYQCTICCKQYPHLAALHSHLRSHKGRTSNQSSLNTEGDWLSSEPLTLDSQNSYVQEGSGATTPISLPGNLGDAAHFVPDGGHSSGLDSLEFHDRFDGSLAQSNSGHSPLPQNHRQADRHMCTDCGEMYGDISGIKSHMCPQRRQNQGMSNGFMGNMSGYNSPGGAALPSGGGNVKESNGQRSQYGSQSHAQGGGKRMNKEDEDDGEVYQCSVCGNHYASLRALRSHLRSHANNPTGPGTSALSPNGEADWRIICSTCGQSFSRKQDLLNHQLIHGPQRSDAAAQSMGADPANTNGKMDGDGRNHICVDCGMFFADRHHLITHLCPGKGRGGVLSKEGLNGAKGMTGGDGVGGGGVGGPGGSRDMGGQDRRQQMPDSEDRPHKCDQCGRGYRHPCSLLNHKKSHKTGVFRCLVCQKRYYNLLALKNHQRTHFDLKSKAAAGTGRSGPQVAPDSETMALLEWHKCEECGKAFKIQKQLENHLRLHEEHRAKAHAQLAKLGNGRYQGGPSGMQAMRGESSKSQNPGMGEVKYGQQQQGFKQPYSEAGTSRAQNFDLQEGGRRPFACDECGRSYRHAGSLANHKNLHKIGEYHCNVCNSTYPNRLAMKNHLRLHFALKKHTCQECGKGFRTQKQLTTHHSAQLCKGAAGAVAQMDYECDGCCEGFATADQLAAHDCPAQQLPSSSASLNSSSLSIDGADLVPDERPYSCDICNCSYKHASSLLNHKHTHKTGTFTCTYCDKPYSNYMALRNHMRIHTQKKRHICHHCGKAFRLARFLRNHQKVHEEGHTRFGCTSCGKSFQGRSGLARHRCGENQVGKEGRRMATASTTGGEECRYTCDQCGRSYAHASSLLNHKNTHTVGIYHCAVCLKTYSNLLALKNHRRIHSEIRRHRCPECGKAFRVSSQLNSHRRVHLKERELTCGPCQRSFPSQASFRLHQEISHGQAPRPPQQKQARAGGASGGTSGGGSSGLNWDSGLDLTLLQAQGLVPNGLPKINSLSFQGPSGSRSRGATGTKSHVCNQCGRGYLHASSLLNHKNSHKTGAYFCNSCQKEFPNLMSLKNHRRIHTEPKRFQCPDCGKSFRVSTQLICHRRIHTKEKPFSCQQCDKRFSSKSNLRHHQKVHWSSSAPPTMAMGAASFLGHPPIGAGRPPLSHVCDQCGRGYRHAGSLQNHKNVHKTGAYFCSSCQKEFSNLMALKTHRRIHTEVKRHRCSDCGKAFRAPSQLIVHQRIHTQEKPFSCQQCAKRFSSKSNLRHHMKLHWSGSAPSSFLGKPVIGVWAKSHVCDQCGRAYRHASSLLNHKTIHKTGVYFCTSCQKEFHNLNALKNHRRIHTETKRYECPECGKSFRVSTQLIIHRRIHTKEKPFSCQQCDKRFSSNSNLRHHMKLHWGSSARPVRTNVSVCGCYQCHPLGSASDPYLYKVWVGVGKGEALKCQGSGGAKTILHPPSHSPPLCYRL from the exons ATGTATACGCCTACTATGGCAATGCATGATATGAGCCGTGTCAAGGGTTTCCCCTGTAAAGAGTGTGATATGGTTTGCCCCAGTACCCCTAGTCTATTAGAACACATGAAGGCTCACTACCAGCAAGAAGAAAATGGCAGGTTTGAGTGCGAGCAATGTGGCCGGATCTATAAGCATGCTGGCAGCCTGGCCAACCATAAGAAATCCCATGAAGTGGGTTCCTTTCAGTGCCCAGTCTGCACCAGAACCCTGCCCAATGCTGTGGCTCTGAAGAACCACCTCCGCATCCACACCCTATCCCCAAGCAGTGCCCAGGCAGAGGAAGACGGCGGTGACGAAGGCGCTGAAGACGGACATGATGAGAGGAACTATGGTCTTGCACAGGACCTGTCTGATGGCTTTGCCCGCAGTCACCTGAACAACAGTGGAATGGGTCATGGTGTGATGTCACATGACCCAGATGATCATAAGAAGTCACCTGTAACCGATGATGCCTGGGATCGTCCATTCAAATGCGATCAGTGTGATAGGACCTACCGCCACCATGGGAGCCTGGTTAATCACAAGAAATGTCATCAGGAAGGGGCGTTCAAGTGCACCGTCTGTTACAAGCAGTTCAACAACCTGGCTGCTCTCAATGGTCATGAGCGAACCCACTCAAAGTTTAAGACTCCTGGAGCATCGATGGTTAACAACATACATGACTCTGTGACTGATCAGCGTTCGTCTGCTCCCCAAACCGATGATGCAGCTAACTGCTTCTGCCACCTGTGCCAGGTAGCTTTGCCCAACAAGAGTGACTTCCAGGAGCACATCCTGTTGCATAATGCAGCCTCCTCTTCACTGGGTCTTTCCCGTAGTTTCCCTGGGATAATGGCGCACAATCTCAGCACTGTCCGCTCCCCAGCATACACACCTGCCCTGGGTGACCCTCTGCCGCTTCCTCCTTTGCCAAATGATAAACGTGGCCCCTTTGACCCAATGCTTGGACCTCCTGTTAATAATCCCATTTACACTTGTGCATACTGTGGGGCTGGGCATCCTGATCTGGAGAGCCTCAAAGTTCATTACCTGACCCATGACCCCCACCCAGGCTCCCATGGTCAGGATGGTATCCTGAACACTGATGGGATTggctctaactctaacccatcaCCATCTGGAGAGAGAGTGCAATCTTCTTCTGATGATGGCGAACGTCGTTTCAAGTGTCAGGATTGTGGGAAAAGCTACCGCCATGCTGGAAGCCTGGTCAACCACAAGCGCTCCCACCAGACTGGCCTCTACCAGTGTACCATCTGCTGCAAGCAGTATCCGCATTTGGCAGCCTTGCATAGCCACCTCCGCAGCCATAAGGGAAGAACATCCAACCAATCATCCCTCAACACTGAAGGCGACTGGCTCTCCTCTGAACCCCTGACACTTGACTCTCAGAATAGTTATGTGCAAGAGGGGAGCGGCGCAACcacccctatctccctccctggAAATCTTGGTGACGCTGCTCACTTTGTACCTGATGGTGGACACAGCAGTGGTTTGGATTCACTGGAGTTCCATGATCGATTTGATGGCTCCCTTGCCCAGAGCAACTCTGGGCACTCCCCTCTTCCCCAGAACCACCGCCAGGCTGATAGACACATGTGCACTGACTGTGGAGAAATGTATGGAGACATCTCTGGCATCAAGTCTCACATGTGCCCCCAACGGCGACAGAACCAGGGGATGTCCAATGGATTCATGGGGAACATGAGTGGCTACAACAGTCCTGGAGGCGCTGCGCTCCCTTCAGGTGGAGGAAATGTGAAAGAGAGCAATGGACAGCGATCTCAGTATGGTTCTCAGTCCCATGCCCAAGGAGGGGGGAAAAGGATGAATAAAGAAGATGAAGATGATGGTGAAGTGTACCAGTGCTCGGTGTGTGGAAACCATTATGCCAGCCTCAGAGCTCTGAGGAGCCATCTGCGCAGCCATGCTAACAATCCCACAGGGCCTGGGACTTCGGCACTTTCTCCTAACGGTGAGGCAGACTGGAGGATTATCTGCAGCACCTGTGGCCAGAGCTTCTCCAGAAAGCAAGACCTGTTAAACCACCAACTGATTCATGGGCCACAAAGGTCAGATGCAGCAGCGCAGAGCATGGGGGCCGATCCCGCCAATACTAATGGCAAAATGGATGGTGATGGGAGGAATCACATTTGCGTTGACTGTGGCATGTTCTTTGCTGATCGCCATCACCTGATTACTCACCTGTGTCCtggaaagggaagaggaggagtgcTGAGCAAAGAAGGATTGAATGGCGCTAAAGGGATGACTGGCGGAGACGGAGTTGGTGGCGGCGGAGTTGGAGGACCTGGGGGCAGTCGTGATATGGGAGGACAGGACCGTAGACAACAGATGCCAGATTCGGAGGATCGACCCCACAAATGTGACCAGTGTGGAAGGGGCTACAGGCACCCTTGCTCCCTGCTCAACCACAAGAAATCTCACAAGACCGGAGTCTTCAGATGCCTTGTCTGCCAGAAGCGCTACTACAACCTGCTGGCCCTCAAGAACCACCAGAGGACCCACTTTGATTTAAAAAG CAAGGCTGCCGCTGGCACAGGGAGAAGCGGTCCCCAAGTGGCACCCGATTCCGAAACGATGGCTTTACTTGAATG GCACAAGTGTGAGGAGTGTGGGAAGGCCTTCAAGATCCAGAAGCAGCTGGAAAACCACCTTCGGCTCCATGAAGAACACAGAGCAAAGGCTCACGCCCAGCTCGCAAAACTAGGCAATGGAAGGTATCAAGGAGGACCCTCTGGCATGCAGGCCATGAGAGGAGAATCGTCCAAATCCCAGAACCCTGGCATGGGGGAAGTCAAGTatggacaacaacaacaaggctTCAAGCAACCCTACTCAGAGGCTGGCACGTCAAGGGCTCAGAATTTTGATCTACAAGAAGGGGGACGACGACCCTTCGCCTGTGATGAGTGTGGACGGAGCTATCGTCATGCAGGTAGCTTGGCCAATCACAAGAATCTTCACAAAATTGGCGAGTATCACTGCAATGTCTGCAACTCCACTTACCCGAACCGCCTGGCCATGAAAAACCATCTGCGTCTTCATTTTGCCCTCAAGAAGCACACTTGCCAGGAGTGCGGCAAAGGATTCCGTACCCAAAAGCAGCTTACCACCCACCACTCTGCACAGCTCTGCAAGGGGGCTGCAGGTGCTGTTGCTCAAATGGATTACGAGTGTGATGGGTGCTGTGAGGGTTTCGCTactgcagaccagctggctgcacaTGACTGCCCTGCTCAGCAGCTCCCTTCATCCTCTGCCTCCCTCAACAGCTCAAGCCTCAGCATCGATGGGGCTGACCTTGTGCCAGATGAACGCCCCTACAGCTGTGACATCTGCAACTGCTCTTACAAACATGCCAGCAGCTTGCTGaaccacaagcacacacacaagacGGGCACCTTTACTTGCACCTACTGCGACAAGCCGTACTCCAACTACATGGCCCTGCGCAACCACATGCGCATTCACACGCAGAAGAAGAGGCACATCTGCCACCACTGTGGGAAAGCATTCCGGCTAGCCAGATTCCTCCGCAATCACCAGAAGGTCCATGAGGAGGGCCACACACGCTTTGGCTGCACCAGCTGTGGGAAGAGCTTCCAGGGGAGGTCAGGCCTGGCGAGGCACCGCTGTGGGGAGAACCAGGTAGGCAAGGAGGGCAGGAGGATGGCCACTGCAAGCACGACAGGGGGAGAAGAGTGCCGGTACAC ATGTGACCAGTGTGGCCGCTCCTACGCCCATGCCAGCTCCCTCCTCAACCACAAAAACACCCACACCGTCGGCATTTACCACTGTGCTGTGTGCCTCAAGACCTATTCCAACCTCCTGGCCCTCAAGAACCACCGGCGCATCCATTCAGAGATTCGGCGTCACCGCTGCCCAGAATGCGGCAAGGCTTTCCGTGTTTCCTCCCAGCTCAACAGCCACCGTCGCGTCCACCTAAAGGAGAGGGAGCTAACTTGTGGCCCCTGCCAACGCAGCTTCCCCAGCCAGGCCAGCTTCCGGCTCCACCAGGAGATCTCCCACGGCCAAGCCCCCAGGCCCCCCCAGCAGAAACAGGCCAGGGCTGGGGGAGCCTCTGGGGGCACATCCGGGGGCGGGAGCTCAGGCCTTAACTGGGACTCCGGCCTGGATCTCACGCTGTTGCAGGCCCAAGGACTGGTCCCCAATGGACTACCCAAAATTAACTCCCTGTCCTTCCAAGGCCCCAGTGGCAGCAGGAGCCGTGGGGCGACGGGGACCAAGTCGCACGTCTGCAACCAGTGCGGCCGCGGCTACCTCCACGCCAGCTCCCTCCTCAACCACAAAAACAGTCACAAAACAGGCGCCTACTTCTGTAACTCCTGTCAGAAGGAGTTTCCCAACCTGATGTCCCTCAAGAACCACCGGCGTATTCACACTGAGCCCAAACGTTTCCAGTGCCCCGACTGCGGAAAGTCCTTCCGTGTGTCCACCCAGCTCATCTGCCACAGGCGCATCCACACCAAGGAAAAGCCCTTTTCCTGCCAGCAATGCGACAAGCGCTTCTCCAGCAAGTCCAACCTGCGCCACCATCAGAAGGTGCACTGGAGCAGCTCAGCGCCCCCCACCATGGCCATGGGCGCTGCCAGCTTCTTGG GTCATCCACCAATTGGCGCAGGGAGACCACCCTTGTCGCATGTCTGTGACCAGTGCGGCCGTGGTTACCGCCATGCCGGATCCCTCCAGAACCACAAGAACGTCCACAAGACAGGTGCCTATTTCTGCAGCTCTTGTCAGAAGGAGTTCTCCAACCTGATGGCTCTCAAGACCCATCGGCGCATCCACACTGAGGTCAAACGCCACCGGTGCTCAGATTGTGGAAAGGCCTTTCGTGCTCCTAGCCAACTCATCGTCCACCAGCGCATTCACACCCAGGAGAAGCCCTTCTCCTGCCAGCAATGCGCCAAACGCTTCTCCAGCAAGTCCAACCTACGCCACCACATGAAGTTGCACTGGAGCGGCTCAGCTCCTTCCAGTTTCCTGG GTAAACCGGTAATTGGTGTGTGGGCCAAATCGCACGTCTGTGACCAGTGTGGCCGTGCTTACCGTCACGCTAGCTCCCTCCTCAACCACAAGACCATCCACAAGACAGGCGTTTATTTCTGCACCTCCTGTCAAAAGGAGTTTCACAATCTGAACGCCCTCAAGAACCACCGGCGCATCCATACGGAGACCAAGCGCTACGAGTGCCCGGAGTGCGGAAAGTCCTTCCGTGTGTCCACCCAGCTCATAATCCACCGGCGCATCCACACCAAGGAGAAACCCTTCTCCTGCCAGCAGTGCGACAAGCGCTTCTCCAGCAATTCCAACCTGCGTCACCACATGAAGTTGCATTGGGGCAGCTCAGCGCGACCTGTGCGCaccaatgtgtctgtctgtggctgcTACCAGTGCCACCCTCTTGGCTCTGCGTCAGACCCATATCTATACAAAGTATGGGTGGGGGTGGGGAAAGGGGAAGCATTGAAATGCCAAGGTTCTGGAGGTGCCAAAACTATTCTTCACCCTCCTTCTCATTCACCCCCCCTTTGTTATAGACTGTGA